In one Arachis duranensis cultivar V14167 chromosome 9, aradu.V14167.gnm2.J7QH, whole genome shotgun sequence genomic region, the following are encoded:
- the LOC107465121 gene encoding probable receptor-like protein kinase At5g18500 (The sequence of the model RefSeq protein was modified relative to this genomic sequence to represent the inferred CDS: added 36 bases not found in genome assembly): MGSDLKVELSKKTPIFGIKVWEVIGIAVGLFIIVILCVLSFCLSSRKKSKKDRDNKVPVSQIPTVSKEIKEVRVEQVPANGFVPRDGILLTIHDKSSDRESDKVMVHLGVGKMKHGDSGSHSDSFHHLEKDGYGSQSGEEGSSGTFKAAYNPSSSYPITAPSPLSGLPEFSHLGWGHWFTLRDLELATNRFSKENVLGEGGYGVVYRGQLINGTSVAVKRILNNIGQAEKEFRVEVEAIGHVRHKNLVRLLGYCIEGTHRILVYEYVNNGNLEQWLHGAMRHHGYLTWEARIKILLGTAKALAYLHEAIEPKVVHRDIKSSNILIDDDFNAKVSDFGLAKLLGAGKSHVTTRVMGTFGYVAPEYANTGLLNEKSDVYSFGVVLLEAITGRDPVDYGRPPQEVNLVDWLKMMVGNRRSEEVVDPNIEVKPSTRALKRALLTALRCVDPDHVKRPKMGQVVRMLESEEYPLPREDRRQRRNCGNNWEIESQKDHSDTDRSEIQGSVSESGG; the protein is encoded by the exons ATGGGTTCTGATCTGAAAGTTGAATTGTCCAAGAAAACTCCAATTTTTGGTATTAAGGTTTGGGAAGTAATTGGAATTGCGGTTGGATTATTCATTATAGTGATCCTTTGTGTGCTCTCATTTTGCCTTAGTTCAAGGAAGAAGTCTAAAAAGGATAGAGATAACAAGGTTCCTGTTAGTCAAATACCTACAGTGTCGAAGGAAATCAAGGAGGTGAGGGTTGAGCAAGTGCCGGCGAATGGATTTGTCCCGCGAGATGGAATACTCCTCACAATTCATGATAAGTCCAGTGACAGAGAATCAGACAAAGTTATGGTTCACTTGGGTGTGGGGAAAATGAAGCATGGGGATAGTGGCAGCCACTCAGATTCATTTCATCACTTGGAGAAAGATGGATATGGATCACAGTCAGGGGAAGAAGGTAGCTCCGGCACGTTTAAAGCAGCATACAATCCGTCTTCTTCGTATCCTATAACAGCCCCTTCGCCTCTGTCTGGCCTTCCAGAATTCTCTCACTTGGGTTGGGGTCACTGGTTTACATTGAGGGATCTTGAACTTGCCACAAACCGGTTTTCGAAGGAGAATGTCCTTGGTGAAGGTGGCTATGGAGTTGTTTATAGGGGACAGTTGATAAATGGGACTTCAGTGGCAGTTAAGAGGATACTCAATAACAT TGGTCAAGCAGAGAAAGAATTTAGGGTCGAAGTTGAAGCTATTGGCCATGTTCGACATAAAAATTTAGTTCGTCTTTTGGGGTATTGCATTGAGGGGACTCACAG GATATTAGTGTACGAGTATGTTAACAATGGAAACTTAGAGCAATGGCTTCATGGAGCAATGCGTCATCATGGATATCTAACCTGGGAAGCGCGTATCAAGATTCTTCTGGGAACGGCTAAAGC GCTTGCTTATTTGCATGAAGCAATTGAACCAAAGGTTGTACACCGAGATATCAAGTCGAGCAACATATTAATTGATGACGACTTCAATGCCAAGGTTTCTGATTTTGGCCTGGCCAAGTTACTGGGTGCTGGGAAGAGTCATGTTACAACAAGAGTTATGGGAACCTTTGG ATATGTGGCTCCTGAATATGCAAATACTGGCCTTTTAAATGAGAAGAGTGATGTTTATAGTTTTGGTGTTGTGCTGCTCGAAGCAATTACTGGAAGAGATCCAGTCGACTATGGCCGTCCACCACAGGAA GTTAATCTGGTTGACTGGTTGAAAA ACCCGAACATTGAGGTGAAGCCATCAACCAGAGCTTTGAAACGGGCTCTCTTAACAGCTTTAAGATGTGTTGATCCAGATCATGTCAAAAGACCCAAGATGGGCCAAGTCGTACGAATGCTCGAGTCAGAGGAATACCCTTTACCCAGAGAG GATAGAAGGCAGCGAAGAAATTGTGGAAATAACTGGGAAATCGAATCCCAGAAGGATCATTCGGACACAGACAGGAGCGAGATTCAGGGTTCTGTATCAGAGAGTGGAGGGTAA